One region of Oryza glaberrima chromosome 7, OglaRS2, whole genome shotgun sequence genomic DNA includes:
- the LOC127779776 gene encoding pathogenesis-related protein PRB1-2-like: MAWSSSRSPVAWLLLAAAVLALAAAPSMAQNSPQDFVSPHNAARANVSVAAAAWNDTVAAYAQSYAAQRQGDCKLVHSDSGGRYGENLFWGSAGGNWTAASAVSAWVSEKQWYNHTSNTCSAPSGQSCGHYTQVVWRSSTAIGCARVVCNGSLGVFITCNYSPPGNYIGQSPY; the protein is encoded by the coding sequence ATGGCGTGGTCATCATCAAGAAGCCCAGTAGCGTGGCTGTTACTAGCTGCTGCAGTTCTtgcgctcgcggcggcgccgtccatgGCGCAGAACTCGCCGCAGGACTTCGTGAGCCCGCACAACGCGGCGAGGGCCAACGtcagcgtggcggcggcggcgtggaacGACACGGTGGCGGCGTACGCGCAGAGCTACGCGGCGCAGCGGCAGGGCGACTGCAAGCTGGTGCACTCGGACTCCGGCGGGAGGTACGGCGAGAACCTCTTCTGGGGCTCCGCCGGCGGCAactggacggcggcgagcgccgtgTCGGCGTGGGTGTCGGAGAAGCAGTGGTACAACCACACCAGCAACACCTGCTCGGCCCCGTCGGGGCAGTCGTGCGGCCACTACACGCAGGTGGTGTGGCGCAGCTCGACGGCGATCGGATGCGCCCGCGTCGTGTGCAACGGCAGCCTCGGCGTGTTCATCACCTGCAACTACTCGCCGCCGGGCAACTACATCGGCCAATCCCCCTACTAA